Proteins found in one Nostoc sp. NIES-3756 genomic segment:
- the psbC gene encoding photosystem II reaction center protein CP43 produces MVTLSNTLSGGRDQESSGFAWWSGNARLINLSGKLLGAHVAHAGLIVFWAGAMTLFEVAHFIPEKPMYEQGLILLPHLATLGWGVGAGGEVIDTFPYFVVGVLHLISSAVLGFGGIYHAVRGPETLEEYSSFFGYDWKDKNKMTNIIGFHLIILGCGALLLVLKAMFFGGVYDTWAPGGGDVRVITNPTLNPAVIFGYLLKAPFGGEGWIVSVNNMEDVIGGHIWVALLCISGGIWHILTKPFGWARRAFIWSGEAYLSYSLGALSLMGFIASCMVWYNNTVYPSEFFGPTGPEASQAQALTFLIRDQRLGANVGSAQGPTGLGKYLMRSPSGEIIFGGETMRFWDFQGPWLEPLRGPNGLDLDKIKNDIQPWQARRAAEYMTHAPLGSLNSVGGVATEINSFNYVSPRAWLATSHFVLGFFFLIGHLWHAGRARAAAGGFEKGIDRETEPVLFMNDLD; encoded by the coding sequence GTGGTAACGCTCTCTAATACCTTAAGCGGCGGACGCGACCAAGAATCTTCCGGTTTTGCTTGGTGGTCTGGTAATGCTCGCTTAATTAACTTATCCGGTAAACTGCTGGGCGCTCACGTTGCTCACGCTGGCTTGATTGTATTCTGGGCTGGGGCTATGACCCTGTTTGAAGTGGCTCACTTCATTCCAGAAAAACCAATGTACGAGCAAGGTCTAATTCTCCTACCTCACCTCGCTACCCTTGGTTGGGGTGTAGGTGCTGGTGGTGAAGTTATCGACACCTTCCCCTACTTCGTAGTTGGCGTACTTCACTTAATCTCATCTGCTGTACTTGGCTTTGGTGGTATTTACCACGCTGTTCGCGGCCCAGAAACCTTAGAAGAATATTCTTCCTTCTTTGGTTATGACTGGAAAGACAAGAACAAGATGACCAACATCATCGGCTTCCACCTAATCATCCTGGGATGCGGTGCGTTGCTGTTGGTATTGAAAGCAATGTTCTTTGGTGGTGTCTATGACACCTGGGCCCCAGGTGGCGGTGATGTACGTGTAATCACTAATCCAACTTTGAACCCAGCAGTTATCTTCGGTTACTTGCTCAAAGCTCCCTTCGGTGGCGAAGGTTGGATTGTTAGCGTCAATAACATGGAAGATGTTATCGGCGGTCACATTTGGGTTGCTTTACTTTGTATCTCTGGCGGTATCTGGCACATCCTCACCAAGCCTTTCGGTTGGGCGCGTCGTGCGTTCATCTGGTCTGGTGAAGCTTACCTCTCCTACAGCTTAGGCGCTTTGTCCTTGATGGGCTTTATCGCTTCTTGTATGGTTTGGTACAACAACACCGTTTACCCTAGCGAATTTTTCGGCCCCACTGGCCCTGAAGCTTCTCAAGCTCAAGCTTTAACCTTCTTAATTCGTGACCAACGCTTAGGTGCTAACGTTGGTTCTGCTCAAGGCCCCACAGGTCTGGGTAAATACTTGATGCGCTCTCCTTCTGGTGAAATCATCTTCGGTGGTGAAACCATGCGCTTCTGGGACTTCCAAGGCCCTTGGTTAGAGCCTCTACGTGGCCCTAACGGTCTTGATCTAGATAAAATCAAGAACGATATTCAGCCTTGGCAAGCTCGTCGTGCTGCTGAATACATGACTCACGCTCCTCTGGGTTCTTTGAACTCTGTAGGTGGTGTGGCTACTGAAATTAACTCCTTCAACTACGTATCTCCTCGTGCGTGGTTGGCTACTTCTCACTTCGTATTAGGCTTCTTCTTCTTAATCGGACACTTGTGGCACGCTGGACGCGCTCGTGCTGCGGCTGGTGGTTTTGAGAAAGGTATCGACCGTGAGACTGAACCAGTATTGTTCATGAATGACCTTGACTAG
- the psbD gene encoding photosystem II D2 protein (photosystem q(a) protein), with amino-acid sequence MTIAVGRAPSRGWFDVLDDWLKRDRFVFVGWSGILLFPCAFLALGGWLTGTTFVTSWYTHGLASSYLEGANFLTVAVSSPADSMGHSLLLLWGPEAQGDFTRWCQLGGLWTFVALHGAFGLIGFMLRQFEIARLVGIRPYNALAFSAPIAVFVSVFLMYPLGQSSWFFAPSFGVAAIFRFLLFLQGFHNWTLNPFHMMGVAGVLGGALLCAIHGATVENTLFEDGEGANTFRAFNPTQSEETYSMVTANRFWSQIFGIAFSNKRWLHFFMLFVPVTGLWMSAVGIVGLALNLRAYDFVSQELRAAEDPEFETFYTKNILLNEGIRAWMAPQDQPHEKFVFPEEVLPRGNAL; translated from the coding sequence ATGACCATCGCAGTAGGACGCGCCCCCAGTAGAGGGTGGTTTGACGTACTAGACGACTGGTTAAAGCGCGATCGCTTCGTATTCGTAGGTTGGTCAGGAATATTATTATTCCCCTGCGCCTTCCTCGCACTAGGCGGTTGGCTAACCGGCACAACCTTCGTCACCTCCTGGTACACCCACGGATTAGCATCCTCCTACCTAGAAGGAGCAAACTTCCTAACAGTGGCAGTATCCAGCCCCGCAGACAGCATGGGACATTCCCTATTGCTGTTGTGGGGGCCAGAAGCCCAAGGCGACTTCACTCGTTGGTGTCAGCTAGGTGGCTTATGGACATTCGTAGCATTACACGGAGCCTTTGGTTTAATCGGCTTCATGCTACGTCAGTTTGAGATTGCACGTCTAGTAGGCATCAGACCCTACAACGCCCTAGCATTCTCAGCACCCATCGCGGTCTTCGTCAGTGTATTTTTGATGTACCCCTTGGGACAATCAAGCTGGTTCTTCGCACCCTCATTTGGTGTTGCTGCCATCTTCCGATTCTTACTATTCCTCCAAGGCTTCCACAACTGGACACTCAACCCCTTCCACATGATGGGCGTAGCGGGTGTACTTGGTGGAGCGCTACTCTGTGCCATCCACGGTGCAACAGTAGAAAACACCTTATTTGAAGACGGCGAAGGCGCAAACACCTTCCGCGCCTTCAATCCCACCCAATCAGAAGAAACCTACTCAATGGTGACAGCTAACCGATTCTGGTCACAGATATTCGGGATTGCTTTCTCCAACAAACGCTGGTTGCACTTCTTTATGTTGTTCGTACCTGTAACAGGGTTATGGATGAGTGCTGTAGGTATTGTCGGTTTGGCATTGAACCTACGGGCTTATGACTTCGTATCCCAAGAGTTACGTGCAGCCGAAGACCCAGAATTTGAAACCTTCTATACCAAGAACATTTTGCTGAACGAGGGTATCCGCGCTTGGATGGCTCCTCAAGACCAGCCTCACGAAAAATTTGTATTCCCCGAAGAGGTACTACCACGTGGTAACGCTCTCTAA